GACGGTTGCTCTCTCGAACCTGACACCAAGCCTCCGCATGCGCCAAGTCAAGCTTCCGGGCTAGGCCCATGGCGCTTTCGCGGGCGCCTGGTGTGCGGGAGGCACACTCCCTTGCCTTGATGTGTGTCGGGAGCGCACCCATTCCCCGGGGAGCGCGCCCGCGCCGCGGTTTGCCTCGCCTACGCGACGCACTAAGACGGGGATCACACGCCCGCCGAAAAGATGTCAGCCCGCATGAGCACCGAGACCGCCCCCGAGACGAAGCCCGTCGGCCCCGGCGATCAGGTGCTCCTGGTCGACGGTTCGTCGTTCATCTTCCGGGCCTATTTCCAGTCGATCAACCAGCCCGAGCGCTACAACTTCCGGCCCTCCGACGGCCTGCCGACCGGGGCGGTGCGGCTGTTCTGCGCCAAGCTCGCCCAGTTCGTGCAGGAGGGCGCGGCCGGGGTGATGCCGACCCACCTCGCCATCGTGTTCGACAAGTCCGAGGGCTCGTTCCGGAAGGAAATCTTTCCGGACTACAAGGGCCACCGGCCCGACGCGCCCGACGACCTCAAGCGCCAGATGCCCTTGATGCGCGACGCGGTCCGCGCCTTCGGCCTGCATCCGATCGAGTTGCAGCGCTACGAGGCCGACGACCTGATCGCGACCTATTCCCGCCAGGCGGAAGGCCGGGGGGCCGGCGTCATCATCGTCTCGTCCGACAAGGACCTGATGCAGCTCGTCGGCGATCTCGTGCGGTTCTACGATTTCGAATCGGGCCAGAAGGGCAAGCCGGGCTACCGCCCCGAGCGCAACCTCGACCGCGCCGCGATCATCGAGCGCTGGGAGGGCCTGAACCCGGAGCAGATCGGCGACGCCCTGGCGCTGATCGGCGACACCTCCGACAACGTGCCGGGCGTGCCGGGCATCGGGCTCAAGACCGCCGCGGCGCTCATCAAGGAATTCGGCAGCCTGGAGGCGCTCCTGGAGAAGGCCTCCACGATCAAGCAGCCCAAGCGCCGCGAGACCCTGCTGAGTCACATCGACCAGGCCCGGCTGTCGCGCCGCCTCGTCGCCCTCGACGAAGCCGTGCCGGTCCCGGTGCCCCTCGACGCTCTCGCCCTGCCGAAGCCCGATCCCGAGCGCCTCGTCGGCTTCCTCAAGGCGATGGAGTTCAACACCCTGACGCGCCGCATCGCCCAGATGCTGCATGTCGACCCCGAGGCCGTGCGGGCTGATCCCTCCCTGCTGCCGGAGGGCGCCGAGGCCGGCTTCTCGAACGAGAAGGGCGGCAGCGACGTCACGCCGTTCTTCGGCGACACGCCCGACGGCGCTCCGGCTTCAGCCGCGGCGGAGGTCGATCCCTTCGCCGATCTCGCCCTGCCGGATGCGCCCCCGAAGCCGAAGGCGCCCGCCGAGGCGACGCCGACGACCCTCGTGGCGGCGCGCGCGGCGGAAGCGGTCAAGCCCTTCGACACGGGTGCTTACGAGACCGTCACCACGGTCGAGAGCCTGGAAGCCTGGATCGCCGAGGCGATCGAGGCGGGCGTCGTCGCGGTCGATACCGAGACGACCGCGCTCGACGCCAACAAGGCCGACCTCGTCGGCGTCTCGCTCGCCACCGCGCCGGGCCGCGCCTGCTACATCCCGCTCAGCCATCGCGGCGGCGAGGACCTGTTCGGCGGCGGCCTGCTGCCGGGGCAATTGTCCTGGGAGGCCGTGCAGACCCGCCTGAAGCCGCTCTTGGAGAATCCGGCGGTGCTCAAGGTCGGCCAGAACGTCAAGTACGACTGGCTGGTGCTCGCCCGTCACGGCATCGAGGTCCGGCCCTTCGACGACACGATGCTGATCTCCTACGTGCTCGATGCCGGCAAGGGCTCGCACGGCATGGACGAACTGGCGCGGCGCCATCTCGGCCACCAGCCGATCACCTTCGCGGACGTCGCCGGAACCGGGCGCCAGAAGATCACCTTCGACCGCGTCGCCCTCGACAAGGCCACGGCCTACGCCGCGGAAGACGCCGACGTGACCCTGCGGCTGTGGCGGCTGATGAAGCCGCGGCTCGCCGCCGAGCGCCGCGCCTCGGTCTACGAGACCCTGGAGCGGCCCCTCGTCCCGGTGCTGGCGCGGATGGAGCGCGAGGGCATCAAGGTCGACCGCCAGATGCTGAGCCGGCTCTCGGGCGATTTCGCCCAGTCGCTCGCGCGGCTGGAGGACGAGATCCAGGAGATGGCGGGGGAGAAGTTCTCGGTCTCGTCGCCGAAGCAGATCGGCGACATCCTGTTCGGCAAGATGGGCCTGCCCGGCGCCAAGAAGACCCCGTCCGGCCAGTGGGCGACGCCCGCGACCCTGCTGGAGGAACTGGCCGGCCAGGGCCACGACCTGCCGCGCCGGATCCTGGAATGGCGCCAGCTCTCGAAGCTGAAATCGACCTATACCGACAGCCTGCAGGAGCATGCCGACCGGGCGACCGACCGGGTCCACACGTCCTTCGCGCTCGCCGCCACCACGACCGGGCGGCTCTCCTCCTCCGACCCGAACCTCCAGAACATCCCGATCCGCACGGAGGAGGGCCGGCGCATCCGCCAGGCCTTCGTGGCCGATGCCGGGCACAAGCTGATCTCGGCCGATTACAGCCAGATCGAGCTGCGGCTGCTCGCCCACATCGCCGACATCCCGCAGCTGCGCCAGGCCTTCGAGGAGGGCATCGACATCCACGCGGCCACCGCCTCGGCGATGTTCGGCGTGCCCCTCGACCAGATGACCCCGGACCTGCGCCGGCGCGCCAAGACGATCAATTTCGGCATCATCTACGGCATCTCGGCCTTCGGCCTCGCCGACCGGCTCGGCATCCCGCAGGGCGAGGCCTCGGCCTTCATCAAGCAGTATTTCGAGCGCTTCCCCGGCATCCGCGCCTATATCGACGACACCAAGAAGATCTGCCGCGACAAGGGCTACGTCACGACCCTGTTCGGCCGGGTCTGCCACTATCCGCAGATCCGCTCCAACAACCCGCAGGAGCGCGCCTCGGTCGAGCGCCAGGCGATCAACGCGCCGATCCAGGGCACGGCCGCCGACATCATCCGCCGGGCGATGGTCCGGATGGAGGGGGCCTTGTCCGAGGCCGGCCTCACGACCCGGATGCTGCTCCAGGTCCACGACGAGCTGGTCTTCGAGGCGCCCGACGAGGAGGTCGAGCGGGCGCTGCCGATCATCGCCCGGGTGATGGAGGAGGCGCCGCACCCGGCCGTCTCCTTACGGGTGCCGCTCGCCGTCGAGGCCAAGGCGGCCCTGAACTGGCAGGAGGCGCATTGAGCCGGACGACGCGGGCGTTCAAGCAAGGCGCCGCAGGCATTTGAGAAGGGCGCTGCACCGTCAGGAGCGGCGCCCCTCGCTCACGGCAGGGCCGGGACCGGCTCCCGGGCCGGGCCGGGCTGGGGCTGCGCCACCTCCCACACCAGGATCCAGAACAGCGCCACCAGCACCGCCGGCATGCCGCCGAAGCCCAGCATCTGCAACGGCATCATCAGAGTGGGGCTGATCCAGGCGAAGAGCGTGATCCTGTCCGTCTGTGCCCCCGGCTCCGCGGCCGAAATCCGCCAGACCAGCACGGCCGCCACGAGGGTCAGGTCGTAGTTGAAGGCATAGGGCGTCAGGAGCGGGACGGCCGTCGCGACGAGGCCCGCGCGCTGCACCGGGTCGCGGGTGCGGCGCACGGCCCAGACCGTCGCCGCGAGGACCGGGACGGCGACGAGGATCTGCGCGGTCCAGGACGCGCCCATCGACAGCCCGAAGGTGCGCGCACCCGCGAAGACCGACGCCATCATGTAGGGGTAGAACCCCTCGAAGGAGTCGAGGAGGCCGTACAGGAAGGCGCTCGTCTCGCCGAGATTGTGCCGCCAGGGATCCACCCCGAAGGCCAGGACCGAGGCGCCGACCAGCGCCACGGTGGTGGCGCAGGCCGCCGCGATGGTCCGCCAGGCGCCCAGCGCGATCAGGACCGGCGGCAGCACGAGGCCGAGCTGCGGCTTGTAGGTGAGCAGGCCGAACAGGAGGCCGGCGAGCACCGGCCGGCGATCCAGGGCGAGCAGGCCGCCGAGCAGCAGGGCGCCGGTGAGGAAGCCGTTCTGGCCGCCGGCGGCGTTGATGAGGCAGGCCGGCGCCAGGCAGAGGAGCAGCAGGGCGTGCAGGCGCCGCCCGGGGGGCACACAGGACAGCGTCACGCCCGCGAAGGCGGCGAACAGCCCGATCGTCCAGATCGCGAGCGCCACGAAATAGGGCAGCTGCCCGAGCGGCCCGAGCAGCAGCAGCGTGAAGGGCGGATAGCTCCAGTTGTGGAACGGCAGCGGGGTGCCGAACAGGGTGCCGATCGCCGCGTGATAGGCCCGGAGGTCGAACAGGGTGTCGAGCTGTCCCGCGAAGGCGAGGCGCGGCCCGGCCCAGGCGTTGATGAAGTCGCGTCCGATCGGGTGCCCGGTGACGTCGAGCCCACCCTCGGCCGGCCAATAGTAGCGCACGAGGATGGGCAGCGCGCTCAGGACCCCCAGGAGGATCAGCAACGTACTCGGCGCGATCGACCGCCTGGGTGCGGAATTCAGGGGCATCGCGTGACCTCTCGCATCGGGGCGCGTCCGGCCGGCCGCAGCGTACGTCGCGTGCCCGCGGCCGGCGCCCGTCTCCGGGAGGCGCGTCGGGTCCGGTCGGCGCCCGCATGCGGCCTGCCTCCGGCCGAGAGGGTAAGGATGCCGGTCTTAACGGTGGGTTGCGCCGGTCCTCACGCCGGGACCCGCACCGTCGCCCGCAGGCCCCCGAGCGGGGAATCGTGGAGCGCCACGTCGCCGCCATGCGCCCGGGCGATGTCGAGGGCGATGGCGAGGCCGAGGCCCGATCCCCCGGCATCCTGGCGGGCGTCGTCGAGGCGCACGAAGGGCTTGAACACCTCCTCGCGCTGCTCGGGCGGGATGCCCGGGCCGTCGTCGTCGATCGAGACGGCGAGCCAGCGCGCCTCCTGGCGGGCGGTGATCGCGATGGTGTCGCCGTAGCGGGCGGCGTTGGCCGCGAGGTTGAACAGGCAGCGCCGGAACGCGTCGGGCCGCACCGTCACGGTCGCCTGG
This sequence is a window from Methylobacterium sp. SyP6R. Protein-coding genes within it:
- the polA gene encoding DNA polymerase I — protein: MSTETAPETKPVGPGDQVLLVDGSSFIFRAYFQSINQPERYNFRPSDGLPTGAVRLFCAKLAQFVQEGAAGVMPTHLAIVFDKSEGSFRKEIFPDYKGHRPDAPDDLKRQMPLMRDAVRAFGLHPIELQRYEADDLIATYSRQAEGRGAGVIIVSSDKDLMQLVGDLVRFYDFESGQKGKPGYRPERNLDRAAIIERWEGLNPEQIGDALALIGDTSDNVPGVPGIGLKTAAALIKEFGSLEALLEKASTIKQPKRRETLLSHIDQARLSRRLVALDEAVPVPVPLDALALPKPDPERLVGFLKAMEFNTLTRRIAQMLHVDPEAVRADPSLLPEGAEAGFSNEKGGSDVTPFFGDTPDGAPASAAAEVDPFADLALPDAPPKPKAPAEATPTTLVAARAAEAVKPFDTGAYETVTTVESLEAWIAEAIEAGVVAVDTETTALDANKADLVGVSLATAPGRACYIPLSHRGGEDLFGGGLLPGQLSWEAVQTRLKPLLENPAVLKVGQNVKYDWLVLARHGIEVRPFDDTMLISYVLDAGKGSHGMDELARRHLGHQPITFADVAGTGRQKITFDRVALDKATAYAAEDADVTLRLWRLMKPRLAAERRASVYETLERPLVPVLARMEREGIKVDRQMLSRLSGDFAQSLARLEDEIQEMAGEKFSVSSPKQIGDILFGKMGLPGAKKTPSGQWATPATLLEELAGQGHDLPRRILEWRQLSKLKSTYTDSLQEHADRATDRVHTSFALAATTTGRLSSSDPNLQNIPIRTEEGRRIRQAFVADAGHKLISADYSQIELRLLAHIADIPQLRQAFEEGIDIHAATASAMFGVPLDQMTPDLRRRAKTINFGIIYGISAFGLADRLGIPQGEASAFIKQYFERFPGIRAYIDDTKKICRDKGYVTTLFGRVCHYPQIRSNNPQERASVERQAINAPIQGTAADIIRRAMVRMEGALSEAGLTTRMLLQVHDELVFEAPDEEVERALPIIARVMEEAPHPAVSLRVPLAVEAKAALNWQEAH
- a CDS encoding glycosyltransferase family 87 protein, producing MLILLGVLSALPILVRYYWPAEGGLDVTGHPIGRDFINAWAGPRLAFAGQLDTLFDLRAYHAAIGTLFGTPLPFHNWSYPPFTLLLLGPLGQLPYFVALAIWTIGLFAAFAGVTLSCVPPGRRLHALLLLCLAPACLINAAGGQNGFLTGALLLGGLLALDRRPVLAGLLFGLLTYKPQLGLVLPPVLIALGAWRTIAAACATTVALVGASVLAFGVDPWRHNLGETSAFLYGLLDSFEGFYPYMMASVFAGARTFGLSMGASWTAQILVAVPVLAATVWAVRRTRDPVQRAGLVATAVPLLTPYAFNYDLTLVAAVLVWRISAAEPGAQTDRITLFAWISPTLMMPLQMLGFGGMPAVLVALFWILVWEVAQPQPGPAREPVPALP